The Cronobacter sakazakii genome has a window encoding:
- the pxpA gene encoding 5-oxoprolinase subunit PxpA, whose translation MKIDLNADLGEGCGNDAQLMPLISSANIACGFHAGDAQTMRESVRLALAHGVAMGAHPGFADRENFGRTAMQLPPETIYAETLYQVGALAAIARAEGGRLAHVKPHGMLYNQAAKDAALADAIAQAVKDFDASLILVGLAGSELIRAGARYRLATREEVFADRGYLADGALVPRSEPGALIEDDDEAVSRTLMMVQEGRVRSRDGAWATVNAQTVCLHGDGAHALAFARRLREAFDARQIQVCA comes from the coding sequence ATGAAGATTGATCTCAACGCCGATCTCGGCGAAGGCTGCGGCAACGACGCGCAGCTGATGCCGCTGATTAGCTCCGCCAACATCGCCTGCGGCTTCCATGCGGGCGATGCGCAGACCATGCGCGAGAGCGTGCGGCTGGCGCTGGCGCACGGCGTGGCGATGGGCGCGCATCCGGGCTTCGCGGATCGTGAAAATTTCGGGCGCACGGCGATGCAGCTGCCGCCAGAAACGATTTACGCCGAGACGCTCTATCAGGTCGGCGCGCTCGCCGCTATCGCCCGCGCCGAAGGCGGCAGGCTGGCGCACGTGAAGCCGCACGGCATGCTCTATAACCAGGCCGCGAAAGACGCCGCGCTTGCCGACGCCATCGCGCAGGCGGTGAAGGATTTCGATGCGTCGCTGATTCTGGTGGGGCTGGCGGGCAGCGAGCTTATTCGCGCGGGCGCGCGTTATCGGCTCGCCACGCGCGAAGAAGTCTTCGCCGATCGCGGGTATCTGGCCGATGGCGCGCTGGTGCCGCGCAGCGAGCCGGGCGCGTTGATTGAGGATGACGACGAGGCGGTGTCGCGCACGCTGATGATGGTGCAGGAAGGGCGGGTGCGCAGCCGCGACGGCGCGTGGGCGACAGTCAATGCCCAGACGGTCTGCCTGCATGGTGACGGCGCGCACGCGCTGGCGTTCGCGCGCCGGTTACGCGAGGCGTTCGACGCGCGCCAGATTCAGGTCTGCGCGTAA
- a CDS encoding DUF979 domain-containing protein has product MSTLLTINRVYYLIGFIVMLLVVMTLRDRGNPKRFTTALFWFLFGGIFLFGDLLVQELGRSLAYRIIGGAVIVIALLAGFGLVGKGHYKMSTEEEREASSRRLGNWLFLPALLIPVVTVIGTLFLKGVSVGGVFLLDQKQLTLAALCVACVASLLVGWWLTRGTPLHAIRQSRRLVDTIGWAVILPQMLAMLGGVFVAADTGTAVQRVVSLFVDPENRFMLVVIYCIGMALFTMIMGNAFAAFPVLSAGIALPLLINHHHGDPAPLLAIGMYAGYCGTLMTPMAANFNIVPAALLELKDKYQVIKIQIPTALTLLVVNVFLMYFIVFR; this is encoded by the coding sequence ATGAGTACCTTGCTGACCATTAACCGCGTCTACTACCTGATTGGTTTTATCGTCATGCTGCTGGTGGTGATGACGCTTCGCGATCGCGGTAATCCGAAACGCTTTACCACCGCGCTGTTCTGGTTCCTGTTCGGCGGGATTTTTCTCTTCGGCGATCTGCTGGTGCAGGAGCTGGGCCGCTCGCTCGCCTACCGTATCATCGGCGGCGCGGTGATTGTTATCGCGCTGCTGGCGGGCTTTGGGCTGGTCGGGAAGGGGCACTATAAAATGTCCACCGAGGAGGAGCGCGAGGCGTCGTCCCGGCGTCTGGGTAACTGGCTGTTTCTGCCGGCGTTGCTTATCCCGGTGGTGACGGTGATTGGCACGCTGTTTTTAAAAGGCGTCTCGGTGGGCGGCGTGTTCCTGCTGGATCAAAAACAGCTGACGCTCGCCGCGCTGTGCGTGGCGTGTGTCGCGTCGCTGCTGGTGGGCTGGTGGCTCACGCGCGGCACGCCGCTGCATGCGATTCGCCAGTCGCGCCGACTGGTGGATACCATCGGCTGGGCGGTGATTTTGCCGCAGATGCTGGCGATGCTCGGCGGGGTGTTTGTCGCCGCCGATACCGGCACGGCGGTGCAGCGCGTGGTGAGCCTGTTCGTCGACCCGGAAAACCGCTTCATGCTGGTGGTTATCTACTGCATCGGCATGGCGCTTTTCACGATGATTATGGGCAACGCGTTTGCGGCGTTCCCGGTGCTGAGCGCGGGCATCGCGCTGCCGCTGTTGATTAACCATCACCACGGCGACCCGGCACCGCTGCTGGCTATCGGTATGTACGCGGGCTACTGCGGCACGCTGATGACGCCGATGGCGGCGAATTTCAATATCGTTCCCGCCGCGCTGCTGGAGCTGAAAGACAAATATCAGGTGATAAAAATTCAGATACCGACGGCGCTGACGCTGCTGGTGGTGAACGTTTTCCTGATGTATTTCATCGTATTTCGCTAA
- a CDS encoding DUF969 domain-containing protein yields the protein MDGSSLLPLIGIPVVVIGFALRFNPLLVVVVAGLTTGLTVGMDFGMLLETFGEKFVNSRSLATFILILPVIGLLEYYGLKERAQAWVAKIASATSARILMLYFVVREGTAALGLMSLGGHAQTVRPLLAPMAEGAALNEYGELPAHIRDKIKAHAAACDNIAVFFGEDIFIAFGAVLLIDAFLKENGIPGIEPLHIGLWAIPTAIAALIIHMARLLRLDASIRREVMAWRAEQGNQEAAQ from the coding sequence ATGGACGGTTCCTCTCTGTTGCCGCTCATCGGTATTCCGGTGGTGGTTATCGGTTTCGCGCTACGTTTTAACCCGCTGCTGGTGGTGGTGGTCGCCGGGCTGACGACCGGGCTCACGGTCGGCATGGATTTCGGCATGCTGCTGGAAACCTTCGGTGAAAAGTTCGTCAACAGCCGCTCGCTCGCGACTTTCATTCTGATCCTGCCGGTGATTGGCCTGCTGGAGTATTACGGCCTGAAAGAGCGCGCCCAGGCGTGGGTGGCGAAAATCGCCAGCGCCACCTCGGCGCGTATTCTGATGCTCTATTTCGTGGTGCGCGAAGGCACCGCGGCGCTCGGGCTGATGTCGCTTGGCGGCCACGCCCAGACCGTGCGCCCGCTGCTGGCACCGATGGCCGAAGGGGCGGCGCTCAATGAATATGGCGAGCTGCCTGCGCATATTCGCGACAAAATCAAAGCCCACGCCGCCGCCTGCGACAATATCGCGGTGTTTTTCGGTGAAGATATTTTCATCGCCTTCGGCGCGGTGCTGCTGATTGACGCGTTCCTGAAAGAGAACGGCATTCCCGGCATCGAGCCGCTGCACATCGGCCTGTGGGCCATTCCGACCGCGATTGCGGCGCTGATTATTCATATGGCGCGTCTGCTGCGCTTAGACGCCAGTATTCGCCGCGAGGTAATGGCCTGGCGCGCAGAGCAGGGCAATCAGGAGGCCGCGCAATGA
- a CDS encoding citrate synthase produces the protein MADKKANLTYNGDGAIELDVLKGTLGQDVIDIRSLGSKGVFTFDPGFTSTASCESKITFIDGDEGILLHRGFPIDQLATESNYLEVCYILLYGEKPTQEQYDEFRTTVTRHTMIHEQITRLFHGFRRDSHPMAVLCGVTGALAAFYHDSLDVNNPRHREIAAFRLLSKMPTVAAMCYKYSIGQPFVYPRNDLSYSGNFLNMMFSTPCEPYEVNPVLERAMDRILILHADHEQNASTSTVRTAGSSGANPFACIAAGIASLWGPAHGGANEAALKMLEEISTVEHIPEFVRRAKDKNDSFRLMGFGHRVYKNYDPRATVMRETCHEVLKELGTKDDLLEVAMELENIALNDPYFIEKKLYPNVDFYSGIILKAMGIPSSMFTVIFAMARTVGWIAHWNEMHSEGMKIARPRQLYTGYEQRDFKSDLTKR, from the coding sequence ATGGCTGATAAAAAAGCAAACCTAACCTATAACGGTGATGGTGCTATCGAACTGGATGTGCTAAAAGGCACGCTCGGTCAGGATGTAATCGATATCCGTAGTCTTGGTTCTAAAGGTGTTTTCACGTTCGACCCCGGCTTTACTTCCACCGCATCCTGCGAGTCCAAAATCACCTTTATCGATGGTGACGAAGGTATCCTGCTGCATCGCGGTTTCCCTATCGATCAGTTAGCCACTGAATCCAACTATCTCGAAGTATGTTACATCCTGCTCTACGGCGAGAAGCCGACCCAGGAGCAGTATGACGAATTCAGAACCACCGTCACCCGCCACACCATGATCCATGAGCAGATCACGCGCCTGTTCCACGGTTTCCGTCGCGATTCGCATCCGATGGCCGTACTGTGCGGTGTGACCGGCGCGCTGGCGGCGTTCTACCACGACTCGCTGGACGTCAATAACCCGCGTCACCGCGAGATCGCGGCATTCCGTCTGCTCTCTAAAATGCCGACCGTGGCAGCGATGTGTTACAAATATTCGATCGGCCAGCCGTTTGTTTATCCGCGTAACGATCTCTCCTACTCCGGCAACTTCCTGAATATGATGTTCTCCACCCCGTGCGAGCCTTACGAGGTCAACCCGGTGCTGGAGCGCGCGATGGATCGCATTCTGATCCTGCACGCGGATCATGAGCAGAACGCGTCAACCTCTACCGTGCGTACCGCAGGCTCCTCCGGCGCGAACCCGTTCGCATGTATCGCTGCGGGCATCGCCTCCCTGTGGGGACCGGCACACGGTGGCGCTAACGAAGCCGCGCTCAAAATGCTGGAAGAGATCAGCACCGTTGAGCACATTCCGGAATTCGTGCGTCGCGCGAAAGACAAAAACGACTCTTTCCGCCTGATGGGCTTTGGTCATCGCGTTTATAAAAACTATGACCCGCGCGCCACCGTCATGCGCGAAACCTGTCACGAAGTGCTGAAAGAGCTGGGCACCAAAGACGATCTGCTGGAAGTGGCGATGGAGCTGGAAAACATCGCGCTGAACGACCCGTATTTCATCGAGAAGAAACTCTACCCGAACGTGGATTTCTACTCCGGCATCATCCTGAAAGCGATGGGCATTCCGTCTTCCATGTTTACCGTTATTTTCGCGATGGCGCGTACCGTGGGCTGGATTGCGCACTGGAACGAGATGCACAGCGAAGGCATGAAGATCGCGCGTCCGCGTCAGCTGTACACCGGCTACGAGCAGCGTGATTTCAAATCTGACCTGACCAAACGTTAA
- the sdhD gene encoding succinate dehydrogenase membrane anchor subunit produces MVSNASALGRNGVHDFILVRATSIVMTLYIIYMIGFFAMNGDLTWEVWTGFFSSTFTKVFTLLTLISILVHTWIGMWQVLTDYVKHLALRLFLQLAIVVALVVYVIYGFVVVWGV; encoded by the coding sequence ATGGTAAGCAACGCCTCCGCATTAGGACGCAACGGCGTACATGACTTCATCCTGGTTCGCGCCACCTCCATCGTAATGACGCTGTATATCATTTATATGATTGGTTTCTTCGCGATGAACGGCGACCTGACCTGGGAAGTCTGGACTGGTTTCTTCTCATCCACCTTCACCAAAGTGTTCACCCTGCTGACCCTGATTTCCATTCTCGTCCATACCTGGATTGGGATGTGGCAGGTGCTGACCGACTACGTAAAACATCTGGCGCTGCGTCTGTTTTTGCAGCTCGCGATTGTTGTCGCGCTGGTGGTTTACGTGATTTATGGATTTGTTGTGGTGTGGGGTGTGTAA
- a CDS encoding DUF2891 domain-containing protein, with translation MTLTQPQADAFARMPLTYLRQEYPNHIMHLMNDDADALPPRELHPIFYGCFDWHSAVHGYWLLLRCLRRYPTLSCREEIIALFDEHITPANVAREVAYFTAPFRASFERPYGYGWLLALAQELHESDLPQAARWHEMLAPLTQDIRARLIDYLSKLTYPIRVGTHYNTAFALALGLDHARALGDETLEHAITDATTRFYQADIDYPAHYEPGGDEYLSGALTEALLMSKTADNFPAWFDAYLPDIGNVAALMHPAMVSDRADPKIAHLDGLNLSRAWCMKHIAAALPEDHPAQMALQEAVQRHLAASVEHVVGSHYSGGHWLASFALLALE, from the coding sequence ATGACACTGACACAACCCCAGGCCGACGCCTTTGCCCGGATGCCTCTGACCTATCTGCGCCAGGAGTATCCGAACCACATCATGCATTTGATGAATGATGACGCCGACGCGCTGCCGCCGCGCGAGCTGCACCCGATTTTCTACGGCTGCTTTGACTGGCATTCGGCGGTGCATGGCTACTGGCTGCTGCTGCGCTGCCTGCGCCGCTATCCGACGTTGTCGTGCCGCGAAGAGATTATCGCGCTGTTCGATGAACATATCACGCCTGCGAATGTGGCGCGCGAAGTGGCGTATTTCACCGCGCCGTTCCGCGCCTCGTTTGAGCGCCCGTATGGTTACGGCTGGCTGCTGGCGCTCGCCCAGGAGCTGCACGAATCCGATCTGCCGCAGGCCGCGCGCTGGCATGAAATGCTGGCGCCGCTGACCCAGGATATCCGCGCGCGCCTTATCGATTACCTCAGCAAGCTGACGTACCCGATTCGCGTCGGCACCCATTACAACACGGCATTTGCGCTCGCCCTCGGGCTGGATCACGCCCGCGCGCTTGGTGATGAGACGCTTGAGCACGCCATTACTGACGCGACGACACGCTTTTATCAGGCCGACATCGACTACCCGGCGCATTACGAGCCGGGCGGCGATGAGTATCTCTCCGGCGCGCTCACCGAAGCGCTGCTGATGAGTAAAACGGCGGACAATTTCCCGGCCTGGTTTGACGCGTATCTGCCTGATATCGGCAACGTGGCGGCGCTGATGCACCCGGCAATGGTGAGCGATCGCGCCGACCCGAAAATCGCCCACCTCGACGGGCTTAACTTAAGCCGCGCCTGGTGCATGAAGCATATCGCCGCGGCGCTCCCGGAAGATCACCCTGCGCAGATGGCGCTGCAGGAGGCGGTGCAGCGCCATCTCGCGGCAAGCGTTGAGCATGTGGTCGGCAGCCACTACAGCGGCGGCCACTGGCTGGCAAGCTTTGCGCTGCTGGCGCTGGAGTAA
- the pxpB gene encoding 5-oxoprolinase subunit PxpB, with amino-acid sequence MQRARCYLLGESAVVLELEPPVTLASQQRIWGLVQRLADVPAVVEVIPGMNNITVMLREPGTMALDAIERLQRWWEESEAIIPEARRIEIPVVYGKDAGPDLSVVAHHAGLSEKQVVEMHAQVDYVVYFIGFQPGFPYLGGLAPELATPRRAEPRLQVPAGSVGIGGSQTGIYPLPTPGGWQIIGHTSRALFDPHSNPPGLLAPGDTVRFVPQKEGVC; translated from the coding sequence GTGCAGCGAGCCCGTTGTTATCTGTTAGGCGAAAGCGCCGTGGTACTGGAGCTGGAGCCGCCCGTCACGCTTGCCAGCCAGCAGCGCATCTGGGGGCTGGTGCAGCGCCTCGCGGACGTGCCCGCCGTGGTGGAAGTCATTCCCGGCATGAATAACATTACCGTGATGCTGCGCGAGCCCGGCACGATGGCGCTGGACGCTATCGAGCGGCTGCAACGCTGGTGGGAGGAGAGCGAGGCGATCATCCCCGAAGCGCGGCGCATCGAGATCCCGGTGGTGTACGGCAAAGACGCCGGGCCGGATCTGTCGGTGGTCGCACACCACGCCGGGCTCAGTGAAAAGCAGGTAGTGGAGATGCATGCGCAGGTCGATTACGTGGTCTATTTCATCGGTTTTCAGCCAGGCTTTCCGTACCTCGGCGGGCTCGCGCCTGAGCTTGCCACGCCGCGCCGCGCGGAGCCGCGTCTTCAGGTGCCCGCAGGATCGGTTGGCATCGGCGGCAGCCAGACGGGCATCTATCCGCTGCCTACGCCTGGCGGCTGGCAGATTATCGGCCATACCTCGCGCGCGCTGTTTGATCCGCACAGTAATCCGCCGGGCCTGCTCGCGCCCGGCGACACCGTGCGCTTTGTGCCGCAAAAGGAGGGCGTATGCTGA
- the pxpC gene encoding 5-oxoprolinase subunit PxpC, which produces MLKIIRAGIHATIQDGGRFGLRQYGVSQCGALDGPSLHIANLLVGNDPDAAALEITLGQCVVEFTEDTWFALTGAGCDATLNERAVWTGWRLLARAGERLSLKLPRRGMRSYLALAGGFDVPEVMGSRSTDVKAGLGGFEGRPLRDGDVLPVNPPTRHFREARGVKQLLWGNRIRALPGPEYHEFSEASKEAFWRTPWQLSPQSNRMGYRLHGHVLERTTRRDLVSHGLLPGVVQVPHGGQPIVLMNDAQTTGGYPRIACVIDADRYNLAQLRLGEPIHFVPCSIEEALEARSDRARYLQQLAWRLNDED; this is translated from the coding sequence ATGCTGAAGATTATTCGCGCGGGCATCCACGCCACTATTCAGGATGGCGGCCGTTTCGGGCTGCGCCAGTACGGCGTGAGCCAGTGCGGCGCGCTGGATGGCCCGTCGCTGCATATCGCCAACCTGCTGGTGGGCAATGATCCTGATGCGGCGGCGCTGGAGATCACACTCGGCCAGTGCGTGGTGGAGTTCACCGAAGATACCTGGTTTGCGCTCACCGGCGCGGGCTGCGACGCGACGCTTAACGAACGCGCCGTCTGGACCGGCTGGCGGCTGCTTGCCCGCGCGGGCGAGCGCCTGAGCCTCAAACTGCCGCGCCGCGGTATGCGCAGCTATTTGGCGCTCGCGGGCGGTTTCGACGTGCCGGAAGTCATGGGCTCGCGCAGTACCGATGTGAAAGCGGGCCTTGGTGGTTTTGAAGGACGCCCCCTGCGCGACGGCGACGTCCTGCCGGTGAATCCGCCCACGCGCCATTTCCGCGAGGCGCGCGGCGTGAAGCAACTGCTGTGGGGCAACCGCATTCGCGCGCTGCCGGGGCCGGAGTACCACGAATTCAGCGAGGCGTCGAAAGAGGCCTTCTGGCGCACGCCGTGGCAGCTAAGCCCGCAGAGTAACCGCATGGGTTATCGCCTGCACGGCCACGTGCTGGAGCGCACCACCAGACGCGATCTGGTGTCTCACGGTCTGCTGCCGGGCGTGGTGCAGGTGCCGCACGGTGGCCAGCCCATCGTGCTGATGAATGACGCCCAGACCACCGGCGGCTACCCGCGCATCGCGTGCGTGATCGACGCCGATCGCTACAACCTTGCGCAGCTGCGCCTCGGCGAGCCGATTCACTTCGTGCCGTGCTCCATCGAAGAGGCGCTGGAAGCGCGCAGCGACCGGGCGCGTTATCTGCAACAACTGGCATGGCGGCTTAATGATGAAGATTGA
- a CDS encoding winged helix DNA-binding protein produces MSRKKAVVSTDNDDIADGRIVSSRHLVSERCAELSELEYALIMTSNAFNKWMVRCMTAAGEPDMGAFDVSLLHHVNHRNRKKKLADICFVLNVEDTHIVTYALKKLVKAGYVTSEKVGKELYFSTTEEGKALCMKYRDVREACLIAIQVESGIPGAAIGETAQLLRTIASLYDTAARAAASL; encoded by the coding sequence ATGAGCCGGAAAAAAGCGGTTGTATCAACTGATAACGACGATATTGCTGACGGGCGCATTGTGTCGTCCCGCCATCTGGTATCGGAGCGTTGCGCGGAATTATCGGAGCTGGAATACGCGCTGATCATGACCAGCAACGCCTTTAACAAATGGATGGTGCGCTGCATGACGGCAGCGGGCGAGCCGGATATGGGCGCGTTTGATGTCTCGCTGTTGCATCACGTCAACCACCGCAACCGCAAGAAAAAGCTCGCGGATATCTGCTTTGTGCTCAACGTGGAAGACACGCACATCGTGACCTACGCACTGAAAAAGCTGGTGAAGGCCGGGTATGTCACCAGTGAAAAGGTAGGGAAAGAGCTCTATTTTTCGACGACAGAGGAAGGTAAAGCGCTGTGTATGAAATACCGCGACGTGCGCGAGGCGTGTCTTATCGCGATTCAGGTCGAGAGCGGCATACCGGGCGCGGCGATTGGCGAAACGGCGCAATTGCTGCGCACGATTGCCTCGCTTTACGACACCGCCGCGCGGGCGGCAGCATCGCTCTGA
- a CDS encoding type 2 GTP cyclohydrolase I has translation MKNSELEQLINDKLNSATFSDYAPNGLQVEGRDEVRKIVTGVTASQALLDEAVRLEADAVIVHHGYFWKGESPVVRGMKRNRLKTLLTNDINLYGWHLPLDAHPQLGNNVQLAQLLGIEVKGEIEPLVPWGELSMAVSGPEFASWLEARLGRRPLWCGDTGPDLIKRVAWCTGGGQSFIDSAARFGVDAFITGEVSEQTIHSAREQSLHFYAAGHHATERGGIRALSEWLNETTDLDVTFIDIPNPA, from the coding sequence ATGAAAAACAGCGAACTGGAACAACTGATCAACGACAAACTCAACAGCGCGACGTTCAGCGATTACGCCCCGAACGGCTTGCAGGTTGAGGGGCGCGACGAGGTGCGCAAAATCGTCACCGGCGTCACCGCAAGCCAGGCGCTGCTCGACGAAGCGGTGCGCCTGGAAGCCGACGCGGTGATCGTCCACCACGGCTATTTCTGGAAAGGCGAATCGCCCGTGGTGCGCGGCATGAAACGCAACCGTCTGAAAACGCTGCTCACTAACGACATTAACCTCTACGGCTGGCATCTGCCGCTCGATGCGCATCCGCAGCTTGGCAATAACGTCCAGCTCGCGCAGCTGCTCGGCATTGAAGTGAAGGGCGAAATCGAGCCGCTGGTGCCGTGGGGCGAGCTGTCGATGGCGGTATCAGGCCCGGAGTTCGCCTCCTGGCTTGAAGCGCGTCTGGGACGGCGTCCGCTGTGGTGCGGCGATACCGGGCCGGATCTGATTAAGCGCGTCGCCTGGTGTACCGGCGGCGGACAGAGCTTTATCGACAGCGCGGCGCGTTTCGGCGTGGACGCCTTCATCACCGGCGAAGTGTCTGAGCAGACCATCCACTCGGCGCGCGAGCAGTCGCTGCACTTCTACGCGGCAGGCCACCACGCCACCGAGCGCGGCGGCATTCGCGCGCTCAGCGAATGGCTGAATGAAACCACCGATCTGGATGTGACTTTTATCGACATCCCGAACCCGGCTTAA
- the phrB gene encoding deoxyribodipyrimidine photo-lyase gives MTTHLVWFRADLRVNDNLALAAACRDPDARVIGLFIATPQQWRDHTLAPRQAAFIHQNLEALQQALAKRGIALFTREVPDFAAAVDALAAFCDEQQVSALFYNYQYELNEARRDAAVERRLEGRVACQGFDDSVMLPPGSVVTGNGEMYKVFTPYSRAFLRRLGEGLPPCVSAPKPRAGGAITDIPPLAPFDYPSESPDALLFPAGEEAALKRLREFCQTAAGDYPEKRDFPAIRGTSLLSAYLAIGVLSPRQCLHRLLTEHPRALEGGSGAVWLNELIWREFYRHLIVAWPHLCRHQPFIDWTARVAWQQNDAHFQAWCEGNTGYPIVDAAMRQMNATGWMHNRLRMITASFLVKDLLVDWRRGERYFMSQLIDGDFAANNGGWQWAASTGTDAAPYFRIFNPTTQGQRFDAEGEFIRRWVPELSHIPGKAVHEPHLWAKKNGKALRYPQPIVDHKQARVATLAAYEAARKE, from the coding sequence ATGACCACGCATCTGGTCTGGTTTCGCGCGGATCTGCGCGTCAACGACAATCTGGCGCTCGCCGCCGCCTGCCGTGACCCCGACGCGCGGGTCATCGGCCTGTTTATCGCGACCCCGCAGCAATGGCGCGATCACACCCTCGCGCCGCGTCAGGCGGCGTTTATTCACCAAAATCTGGAAGCCCTGCAACAGGCGCTGGCGAAGCGTGGCATTGCGCTGTTTACGCGCGAGGTGCCCGATTTCGCCGCCGCCGTGGACGCGCTGGCCGCGTTTTGCGATGAGCAGCAGGTTTCCGCGCTCTTTTATAACTATCAGTATGAGCTGAACGAAGCCCGGCGCGACGCCGCCGTTGAGCGCAGGCTGGAGGGCCGCGTCGCCTGTCAGGGCTTTGACGACAGCGTGATGCTGCCGCCCGGAAGCGTCGTCACCGGCAACGGCGAGATGTATAAAGTATTCACGCCTTACAGCCGGGCGTTTTTACGCCGTCTCGGCGAAGGATTACCGCCCTGCGTCAGCGCGCCGAAGCCGCGCGCGGGCGGCGCCATTACCGACATACCACCGCTTGCGCCGTTCGATTACCCGAGTGAGTCGCCGGACGCGCTGCTGTTCCCGGCGGGCGAAGAGGCTGCGCTTAAACGTCTGCGGGAGTTTTGCCAGACGGCCGCGGGCGACTACCCGGAAAAGCGCGATTTCCCGGCGATTCGCGGCACCAGTTTATTGTCGGCATATCTCGCCATCGGCGTGCTGTCGCCGCGCCAGTGCCTGCATCGTCTGTTAACCGAACACCCGCGCGCGCTGGAAGGCGGCAGCGGGGCGGTGTGGCTGAACGAGCTTATCTGGCGCGAATTTTACCGACACCTTATCGTCGCCTGGCCGCACCTGTGCCGCCATCAGCCGTTTATCGACTGGACGGCGCGGGTGGCGTGGCAGCAGAACGACGCCCATTTTCAGGCGTGGTGCGAAGGCAACACGGGGTATCCCATTGTCGATGCCGCCATGCGCCAGATGAATGCCACCGGCTGGATGCATAACCGCCTGCGGATGATCACCGCGAGCTTTCTGGTCAAAGACTTACTGGTCGACTGGCGGCGCGGTGAACGCTATTTTATGTCGCAATTGATTGACGGCGATTTTGCCGCCAATAACGGCGGCTGGCAGTGGGCTGCCTCCACCGGCACCGACGCCGCGCCCTATTTCCGCATCTTCAACCCCACCACGCAGGGGCAGCGGTTTGACGCTGAGGGCGAGTTTATCCGCCGCTGGGTGCCGGAACTGAGCCATATTCCCGGCAAGGCGGTGCATGAGCCGCATCTGTGGGCGAAGAAAAACGGCAAGGCGCTGCGTTATCCGCAGCCCATCGTCGATCATAAACAGGCGCGCGTCGCAACGCTCGCGGCGTATGAAGCGGCCCGCAAGGAATAA
- the nei gene encoding endonuclease VIII gives MPEGPEIRRAADKLEAAVAGKPLTHVWFAFPELKPFEAQLTGARVERFETRGKALLTHFSCGLTLYSHNQLYGVWRVVKAGETPQTTRSLRVRLETEDAAVLLYSASEIEMLDADGVAAHAFLQRVGPDVLDMSLTVEQVKERLLSPRFHRRQFSGLLLDQAFLAGLGNYLRVEILWQAQLEPRHKAIELNNTQLDALARACLEIPRLSYETRGTVDENKHHGALFRFEVFHRAGKKCRRCGGIIEKTTLSSRPFYWCPGCQA, from the coding sequence ATGCCGGAAGGACCGGAGATCCGCCGCGCGGCGGACAAGCTTGAAGCGGCAGTCGCGGGCAAACCGCTGACCCACGTCTGGTTTGCGTTTCCTGAATTAAAACCGTTTGAAGCGCAACTGACCGGCGCGCGGGTTGAGCGTTTTGAAACCCGCGGCAAAGCGCTGCTGACGCATTTTTCCTGTGGGCTGACGCTCTATAGCCACAATCAGCTGTATGGCGTCTGGCGCGTGGTGAAAGCGGGGGAAACGCCGCAAACGACGCGAAGCCTGCGCGTGCGGCTCGAAACCGAAGATGCCGCGGTGCTGCTTTACAGCGCCTCGGAAATCGAGATGCTGGATGCCGACGGCGTGGCGGCGCACGCGTTTTTGCAGCGCGTCGGGCCGGACGTGCTGGATATGTCGCTGACGGTGGAGCAGGTGAAAGAACGGCTCCTGAGCCCGCGCTTTCACCGCCGTCAGTTCAGCGGTCTGCTGCTGGACCAGGCGTTTCTCGCGGGGCTTGGCAATTATTTGCGTGTGGAGATCCTCTGGCAGGCGCAGCTTGAGCCGCGCCACAAGGCAATAGAGCTGAATAATACGCAGCTTGATGCGCTGGCCCGCGCGTGTCTTGAGATCCCGCGGCTGTCTTATGAAACACGCGGAACGGTGGATGAGAATAAGCATCACGGCGCGCTGTTTCGCTTCGAGGTGTTTCACCGCGCCGGGAAAAAATGCCGCCGCTGCGGGGGGATTATCGAGAAGACGACGCTGTCGTCGCGGCCGTTTTACTGGTGTCCGGGGTGCCAGGCGTAG